The following proteins come from a genomic window of Candidozyma auris chromosome 4, complete sequence:
- the MRR2 gene encoding Mrr2p, translated as MSTSNQVPTVKNEDTPSQPQPPPRPRKRNRSTKVCRRCRAKKSKCDLQQPCSQCVKSGCAELCEYQKPQTGKPAATNGSSSTSQIKQSPPSVKSGGSVSNGEDNSLTSGSPNSINNLQKHLTARTKAHMVGSIPVSHTSPPTSLPSVVLEENEYLIGVNPIVGMNDLINFHMDFSELPSGKDYKLKRFTGLKRTARPLMFIVLSQQEPGARLFWKYEESCSMKLITITTFPKDMQQRTIEDVKRLFGEGYIPSFQEIAAAGGSLTKRTRKLISQYGFPLAITFTKDFHESDPILVSLRKVLPPKLSVVALMRRFFRKLYAHYPIIDESWTYAQIDRIVQYSPDGQVVDNVNLQNREDLAVLAYVLIILRLSYMSQFSNVREQNEAKLRMMGTFADEEHFSMQFPITIDAIELASNFLQKARSPLKTSFVVLQASIFMCVYRSLALESEAGCNTMATIENCGNLTQMAISLALDRDPDSLWDPMDERTKLLRRKVWYFLITLDFNTAYIFFCPLTIRPHSYDTKLPEYKSGISNIADEQLEKQTIASLEKIYQAQSKGQPLLEICVDLQNLHKCSDMVQCLNDFESNLRNLFGVVPDYFTDKYSNLHPSIKVLHFRVLSTLRLFIATIYYFLHMYYKYKGEHSYDFYFFRKMILIVFSEMNYFCSELFFVCDRFFDDTFTMTVSPIILFYTHIVAVSGLGFAIRLNCSLIVLNNENDTSSSSVASLKALESKNELFVLRKLKLNKLLSERYFYAWKTTKSNSFGYNMVYQTKLYNAEIELLKKANITWTERQQYELENIIPTDIPAALGDPGDIGHLCYYSNRSIDDADFRGSDLAKTVQTDNLWINFNYLIDVDPYSTAFPKRLPFDNFPFKNAVKESGRPATPKSEATSSYTDVTSQAQPEQKVPLVQPSPLDPPPILGGATPNELLDFNLFSTDWTIEDFYPLPNYE; from the coding sequence ATGTCAACTTCAAACCAAGTGCCCACGGTGAAGAACGAAGATACGCCGCTGCAACCGCAACCGCCTCCTAGACccagaaagagaaacagGCTGACTAAAGTTTGTCGTCGGTGCCGAgcgaagaagctgaaatGTGACCTCCAACAACCATGTTCTCAGTGTGTGAAGAGCGGATGTGCTGAATTATGTGAGTACCAAAAACCCCAAACAGGTAAGCCAGCAGCCACCAATGGTAGTTCCTCAACAAGTCAGATTAAACAGAGCCCGCCGTCAGTGAAGTCCGGCGGCTCTGTTTCCAATGGAGAGGACAATAGCCTTACTTCAGGCTCACCGaacagcatcaacaacCTTCAAAAACACTTGACTGCAAGGACCAAAGCTCACATGGTAGGTTCAATTCCCGTGAGCCATACATCGCCACCAACATCACTTCCCAGCGTCGTTTTGGAAGAAAACGAGTATTTGATCGGTGTCAACCCAATAGTTGGCATGAACGACCTAATCAACTTTCATATGGATTTCTCAGAGCTTCCGCTGGGAAAAGACTATAAGTTAAAACGATTTACAGGTCTCAAACGCACGGCAAGACCTTTGATGTTCATTGTGCTTTCGCAACAGGAGCCTGGTGCCCGTTTGTTCTGGAAGTACGAGGAATCATGCTCTATGAAGCTTATCACCATCACGACATTTCCAAAGGACATGCAGCAGAGAACCATCGAAGATGTAAAGAGactttttggtgaaggcTACATACCgagctttcaagaaattgccGCTGCGGGGGGCTCCTTGACCAAGAGGACCCGAAAATTGATTTCTCAGTATGGCTTTCCTTTGGCAATCACTTTCACTAAAGACTTCCACGAATCGGACCCGATCCTTGTCTCCCTTCGAAAAGTCTTGCCTCCTAAGCTTCTGGTTGTTGCCCTTATGCGCCGGTTTTTCAGAAAGCTCTATGCGCATTATCCTATCATTGACGAAAGCTGGACTTACGCTCAGATTGACAGAATCGTTCAGTATTCCCCAGATGGCCAGGTTGTGGACAACGTCAACCTTCAAAACAGAGAGGATTTGGCTGTGTTGGCATACGTGCTTATTATCTTGAGGCTCTCGTACATGAGTCAATTTTCCAATGTAAGGGAACAAAACGAAGCGAAGCTACGTATGATGGGCACTTTTGCTGACGAGGAGCATTTCTCCATGCAATTCCCGATAACCATTGATGCGATCGAGTTGGCTTCCAACTTCTTACAGAAGGCCAGGTCTCCTCTTAAAACACTGTTCGTTGTTCTCCAGGCCTCCATATTCATGTGTGTATACAGATCCCTAGCTTTGGAAAGTGAAGCTGGCTGCAATACCATGGCAACAATCGAGAACTGTGGCAACTTGACCCAAATGGCTATTCTGTTGGCACTTGACAGAGATCCTGATTCCTTGTGGGACCCAATGGATGAACGGACGAAGCTCCTTCGACGCAAAGTCTGGTACTTTTTAATAACCTTGGATTTCAACACAGCTtacatcttcttttgtccTCTCACAATCAGACCTCATCTGTATGACACAAAACTTCCAGAGTACAAGAGTGGTATATCAAACATTGCAGACGAGCAGCTTGAAAAGCAAACGATCGCCTCACTTGAAAAAATCTACCAGGCTCAACTGAAAGGTCAGCCTTTGCTCGAGATTTGCGTGGATTTGCAGAATCTCCATAAGTGCTCAGACATGGTTCAATGCTTGAATGACTTTGAAAGTAATTTGAGGAACTTGTTCGGTGTCGTTCCCGACTATTTCACGGATAAGTATTCCAATCTTCATCCCTCCATCAAAGTTCTCCATTTTCGAGTACTCTCCACACTCAGGCTCTTTATTGCCACTATTTATTATTTCCTACACATGTACTATAAGTACAAGGGGGAACACAGCTACGATTTTTATTTCTTCCGAAAAATGATCCTCATAGTTTTCAGCGAGATGAACTATTTCTGTTCTGAACTATTTTTTGTCTGTGACAGGTTCTTCGATGATACATTCACAATGACGGTGTCACCCATCATCCTCTTCTACACGCACATAGTCGCTGTTTCAGGCTTGGGTTTCGCTATAAGACTTAATTGCAGCTTGATTGTGCTTAACAACGAGAACGATACTAGCAGCTCCCTGGTGGCCTCCTTGAAAGCGTTAGAATCGAAGAATGAGTTGTTTGTCTTGAGAAAGCTCAAACTCAACAAGCTACTAAGTGAGAGATATTTTTATGCGTGGAAGACTACAAAGTCAAACAGCTTTGGCTACAACATGGTCTATCAAACCAAGCTATACAACGCCGAAATTgagttgctcaagaaagctAACATTACATGGACCGAACGTCAACAGTATGAATTGGAGAACATCATACCCACAGACATACCGGCCGCGTTGGGAGATCCAGGGGATATTGGTCACTTGTGCTACTATAGTAATCGATCGATAGATGATGCTGATTTCAGAGGCTCGGACTTAGCCAAAACCGTGCAGACAGATAACTTGTGGATCAACTTCAACTACTTGATTGATGTTGATCCATACTCTACGGCATTCCCCAAAAGGTTGCCATTTGACAATTTCCCATTCAAAAATGCAGTTAAGGAATCTGGTAGGCCAGCAACACCGAAGTCGGAAGCAACATCATCTTATACGGATGTCACTAGCCAAGCACAGCCGGAACAAAAGGTTCCGTTGGTTCAACCATCTCCGCTTGACCCTCCTCCTATTTTAGGTGGTGCTACACCAAACGAGTTGCTTGATTTCAATCTTTTTAGCACGGACTGGACAATTGAGGATTTCTACCCATTGCCAAACTATGAATGA